The following proteins are encoded in a genomic region of Neoarius graeffei isolate fNeoGra1 chromosome 6, fNeoGra1.pri, whole genome shotgun sequence:
- the si:ch73-167i17.6 gene encoding regulator of G-protein signaling 9-binding protein has translation MGKDECKTMLDALNKVTACYRHLVSALGSTSDSQNLREELRKTRRKAQELAAANRSRLTALLKDKSISNDERAEYERLWVLFTSSMEILEVDMRRSLEIGQDFPIKVPTRHFIQTGMTGSTSTVAARAMSMQSMKYEADAGVVDTADVKELEAEIAQLGQMMEEMEMKVQVAPWAVEAKQEAGAELKSTVSVGNSSVGVISICDEEPKDGGEGEAGVMRIFAGIIFTVVLLIAGILGYLVVSL, from the coding sequence ATGGGCAAAGACGAGTGCAAAACCATGCTGGATGCTTTAAACAAGGTAACCGCCTGCTACCGGCATCTGGTGTCGGCTTTAGGGAGCACGTCGGACTCGCAGAACCTGCGCGAAGAGCTGAGAAAGACGCGCCGGAAAGCGCAGGAGCTGGCGGCGGCCAACCGGAGCAGACTGACCGCGCTGCTCAAAGACAAGAGCATCAGTAACGACGAGCGCGCCGAGTATGAGCGCCTGTGGGTGCTGTTCACCAGCAGCATGGAGATCCTCGAGGTGGACATGAGGAGGTCGTTGGAGATCGGGCAGGATTTCCCGATCAAGGTCCCGACGCGGCACTTCATCCAGACCGGCATGACCGGGAGCACGAGCACGGTGGCGGCTCGGGCGATGAGCATGCAGAGCATGAAATACGAGGCGGACGCGGGCGTCGTGGACACGGCCGATGTGAAAGAGCTGGAGGCTGAGATCGCTCAGCTCGGTCAGATGATGGAGGAGATGGAGATGAAGGTGCAGGTGGCGCCGTGGGCGGTGGAGGCCAAGCAGGAGGCTGGAGCTGAGCTGAAATCCACAGTCAGCGTGGGGAACTCATCCGTCGGCGTCATTTCCATCTGCGACGAGGAGCCCAAAGACGGTGGAGAAGGTGAAGCTGGTGTCATGAGGATCTTCGCAGGCATCATTTTCACTGTGGTTTTACTCATCGCAGGAATTCTGGGATATCTGGTCGTCAGTCTTTGA
- the LOC132887364 gene encoding L-lactate dehydrogenase A chain-like, with product MSSTKEKLIAHVSTEQPVGCTNKVTVIGVGMVGMASAISILLKELADELALVDVMEDKLKGEAMDLQHGSLFLKTHKIVTDKDYSVTANSKVVVVTAGTHQQEGESRLNLVQRNVNIFKFIIPNIVKYSPNCIILVVSNPVDILTYVAWKLSGLPRNRVIGSGTNLDSARFRFLMGEKLGLHPSSCHSWVIGEHGDSSVPVWSGVNVAGVSLQSLNPDMGTDKDKEDWKSVHKMVVDSAYEVIKLKGYTSWAIGMSVADLCESILKNLHKCHPVSTLVKGMHGVTEEVFLSVPCILGSSGLTDVVKVALKPDEEKQLVKSAETLWGVQKELTL from the coding sequence ATGTCGTCCACTAAGGAGAAGCTGATTGCCCACGTGAGCACCGAGCAGCCAGTGGGCTGCACCAACAAAGTGACTGTGATTGGTGTTGGCATGGTGGGCATGGCCTCTGCCATCAGCATCCTGCTCAAGGAACTTGCTGATGAGTTGGCCCTGGTTGATGTGATGGAGGATAAGTTGAAGGGAGAGGCTATGGACCTACAGCATGGCAGTCTCTTCCTCAAGACTCATAAAATTGTGACCGACAAAGACTACAGTGTGACTGCCAACTCAAAGGTCGTGGTGGTGACCGCTGGGACTCACCAACAGGAAGGAGAGAGCAGGCTGAACCTGGTGCAGAGGAATGTCAACATCTTTAAGTTCATCATTCCCAACATTGTAAAGTACAGCCCCAACTGTATCATCCTGGTGGTTTCCAACCCAGTTGATATCCTGACCTATGTGGCATGGAAGCTGAGTGGCCTTCCCAGGAACCGTGTGATTGGTAGCGGTACCAACCTGGACTCTGCTCGGTTTCGCTTCCTGATGGGTGAGAAACTGGGTTTGCACCCGTCCAGCTGCCACAGCTGGGTGATTGGAGAGCATGGAGACTCCAGCGTGCCTGTATGGAGTGGCGTGAACGTAGCTGGTGTTTCCTTGCAGAGCCTCAACCCAGACATGGGTACAGACAAGGACAAGGAGGATTGGAAGAGTGTCCACAAAATGGTGGTCGACAGTGCTTATGAAGTCATCAAGCTGAAGGGCTACACATCCTGGGCTATCGGTATGTCTGTAGCTGACCTGTGTGAGAGCATCTTGAAGAACCTACACAAATGCCACCCAGTGTCCACCCTGGTCAAGGGAATGcatggtgtgactgaggaagtttTCCTGAGCGTGCCCTGCATCCTGGGTAGCAGCGGCCTGACCGACGTGGTGAAGGTGGCCCTGAAACCAGATGAGGAGAAGCAGCTGGTAAAGAGTGCTGAAACCTTGTGGGGTGTGCAGAAAGAGCTGACCTTATGA